In Rhodoferax koreense, a genomic segment contains:
- the metF gene encoding methylenetetrahydrofolate reductase [NAD(P)H]: MPVQDPSFPLSLEFFPPKTAEGMVKLRGQRQALYALKPEFCSVTFGAGGSTQEGTFATVAEILAEGVPAASHFSCIGATRATVRAQLETLRAMGVKQLVALRGDLPSGYGAGGEFQYASDLVAFIRAETGDAFRLEVACYPEVHPQARSPEADLQAYVAKVQAGADSAITQYFYSADAYFRFVEEARAAGADIPVVPGIMPIGSSTQLMRFSDACGAEIPRWIRLRLQGFGDDVASIKSFGLDVVTALCEQLRRGGAPGLHFYTMNQSAATLEIAKRLGLGG, encoded by the coding sequence ATGCCTGTTCAGGACCCATCTTTCCCCCTGAGCCTGGAGTTCTTCCCGCCGAAGACGGCCGAAGGCATGGTCAAGCTGCGCGGCCAGCGCCAGGCCCTGTATGCGCTGAAGCCCGAGTTCTGCTCGGTGACCTTCGGCGCCGGCGGCTCCACGCAGGAGGGTACCTTCGCCACGGTGGCCGAAATCCTGGCCGAAGGGGTGCCCGCCGCCAGCCATTTCTCGTGCATCGGTGCGACGCGTGCCACGGTGCGGGCGCAACTCGAAACCCTGCGCGCCATGGGCGTGAAGCAGCTCGTGGCCCTGCGCGGCGACCTGCCGAGCGGTTATGGCGCCGGCGGTGAATTCCAGTATGCGAGCGACCTCGTCGCCTTCATCCGTGCAGAGACCGGCGACGCCTTCCGGCTCGAGGTCGCGTGTTACCCCGAGGTGCATCCGCAGGCGCGCTCGCCCGAGGCCGATCTCCAGGCCTATGTGGCCAAGGTCCAGGCCGGCGCGGATTCGGCGATCACCCAGTATTTCTACAGCGCCGACGCCTACTTCCGTTTCGTCGAGGAGGCGCGTGCGGCCGGCGCCGACATTCCCGTCGTGCCGGGCATCATGCCGATTGGCAGCTCGACGCAGCTCATGCGTTTCAGCGATGCCTGCGGCGCCGAGATTCCGCGCTGGATCCGGCTGCGGCTGCAGGGCTTCGGCGACGACGTGGCTTCGATCAAGTCCTTCGGCCTCGACGTGGTGACCGCGCTGTGCGAACAGCTGCGCCGCGGCGGCGCGCCGGGCCTGCACTTCTACACCATGAACCAGAGCGCGGCAACGCTGGAGATCGCCAAGCGGCTGGGGCTGGGCGGCTAG
- a CDS encoding TlyA family RNA methyltransferase, with protein sequence MRADQLLVERGLAASRSQAVRLIAGGMRWFDGANWRTVGKNKDDIPVEAKIELLDDAEARYVSRGGLKLEAALKHTALAVAGLRVLDVGQSTGGFTDCLLQAGAAQVIGVDVGHGQLHQKLREDPRVLCVEGLNARSLTPESLEEACEHVLSEHWEPPAVDDPEPEAPYSWMRGGGEVTDYDDSEDADDAEVDAHLAQASGKVNARATEAASAEELADAELRRKAGFDDVDTTPEFDVVTGDVSFISLTLILPALVPLLKPAGHLLMLVKPQFELQPGQVGKGGIVRDEAMYAIVEERLRTCCAELELEVLDWFDSPVAGGDGNREFFIFARSA encoded by the coding sequence ATGCGTGCGGATCAATTGCTGGTTGAGCGCGGCCTGGCCGCCTCGCGCTCGCAGGCCGTGCGCCTGATCGCAGGCGGCATGCGCTGGTTCGACGGCGCCAACTGGCGCACCGTGGGCAAGAACAAGGACGACATCCCGGTCGAGGCGAAGATCGAGCTGCTCGACGATGCCGAGGCGCGCTACGTCTCGCGCGGCGGCCTCAAACTGGAGGCGGCGCTGAAACACACGGCCCTGGCCGTGGCCGGCCTGCGCGTGCTCGACGTCGGCCAGTCCACCGGCGGCTTCACCGACTGCCTGCTGCAGGCCGGTGCGGCCCAGGTCATCGGCGTGGACGTGGGCCACGGCCAGCTGCACCAGAAGCTGCGCGAGGACCCGCGCGTGCTCTGCGTGGAAGGGCTCAACGCGCGGTCGCTCACACCCGAGTCGCTGGAAGAAGCGTGCGAACACGTGTTGTCCGAACACTGGGAGCCGCCCGCCGTGGACGACCCCGAGCCCGAGGCCCCGTACAGCTGGATGCGCGGCGGCGGCGAGGTGACCGACTACGACGACAGCGAAGATGCGGATGATGCCGAAGTCGACGCCCATCTGGCCCAGGCGTCCGGCAAGGTGAATGCGCGCGCCACCGAGGCCGCGTCCGCCGAGGAACTGGCCGACGCGGAGCTACGCCGCAAGGCGGGCTTCGACGACGTCGACACCACGCCCGAGTTCGACGTGGTCACGGGTGACGTGTCCTTCATCTCGCTCACGCTGATCCTGCCGGCCCTGGTGCCCCTGCTCAAGCCCGCCGGTCATTTACTCATGTTGGTCAAACCGCAGTTCGAGTTGCAGCCCGGCCAGGTCGGCAAGGGCGGCATCGTGCGCGACGAGGCCATGTACGCGATCGTCGAAGAACGGCTGCGCACCTGCTGCGCCGAACTCGAACTCGAAGTGCTCGACTGGTTCGACAGCCCCGTGGCCGGCGGCGACGGCAACCGTGAGTTCTTCATTTTTGCAAGGAGTGCCTGA
- the ahcY gene encoding adenosylhomocysteinase: MNAVLKPISTADQAIADLSLAAWGQREIRIAETEMPGLMAIREEFAAAQPLKGARITGSLHMTIQTAVLIETLQALGAQVRWASCNIFSTQDHAAAAIAAAGTPVFAIKGESLKDYWDYTHSIFDFGAKGTPGEGPNMILDDGGDATLLMHLGQRAEKDISVVANPTSEEETLLFAAIKAKLAVDPTWYTRKSAEIIGVTEETTTGVHRLNEMSAKGTLLFRAINVNDSVTKSKFDNLYGCRESLVDGIKRATDVMIAGKVACVAGYGDVGKGSAQALRALSAQVWVTEIDPINALQAAMEGYRVVTMDYACEHADIFVTTTGNKSVITHDHMSRMKDQAIVCNIGHFDNEIEVASLEKYEWEEIKPQVDHVKFPDGKKIILLAKGRLVNLGCGTGHPSFVMSASFANQTIAQIELFTKKEAYEPGKVYVLPKHLDEKVARLHLKKVGAMLTELTDEQAAYIGVNKNGPYKAETYRY, encoded by the coding sequence ATGAACGCAGTCCTCAAACCCATTTCCACGGCCGACCAGGCCATCGCCGACCTGTCCCTGGCCGCCTGGGGCCAGCGCGAAATCCGCATCGCCGAAACCGAGATGCCCGGCCTGATGGCCATCCGCGAGGAATTCGCCGCGGCCCAGCCCTTGAAAGGCGCACGCATCACCGGCTCGCTGCACATGACGATCCAGACCGCCGTGCTGATCGAAACCCTGCAAGCCCTCGGCGCCCAGGTGCGCTGGGCTTCGTGCAACATCTTCTCGACGCAGGACCATGCCGCCGCGGCCATCGCCGCCGCAGGCACACCGGTGTTCGCCATCAAGGGCGAGTCGCTGAAGGACTACTGGGACTACACGCATTCGATCTTCGACTTCGGCGCCAAGGGAACCCCTGGCGAAGGCCCGAACATGATCCTCGACGACGGCGGCGACGCCACGTTGCTGATGCACCTGGGCCAGCGCGCCGAAAAGGACATCTCGGTCGTCGCCAACCCGACCAGCGAAGAGGAAACCCTGCTGTTCGCCGCGATCAAGGCCAAACTGGCCGTGGACCCGACCTGGTACACCCGCAAGTCGGCCGAGATCATCGGCGTGACCGAGGAAACCACCACCGGCGTGCACCGCCTCAACGAGATGAGCGCCAAGGGCACGCTGCTGTTCCGCGCCATCAACGTGAACGATTCGGTGACCAAGAGCAAGTTCGACAACCTGTACGGCTGCCGCGAGTCGCTGGTGGACGGCATCAAGCGCGCCACCGACGTGATGATCGCCGGCAAGGTTGCCTGCGTGGCCGGCTATGGCGACGTGGGCAAGGGTTCGGCCCAGGCGCTGCGCGCATTGAGCGCCCAGGTGTGGGTGACCGAGATCGACCCGATCAACGCCCTGCAGGCCGCGATGGAAGGCTACCGCGTGGTGACCATGGACTACGCCTGCGAACACGCCGACATCTTCGTCACCACCACCGGCAACAAGAGTGTCATCACGCACGACCACATGTCGCGCATGAAGGACCAGGCCATCGTCTGCAACATCGGCCACTTCGACAACGAGATCGAGGTCGCTTCGCTCGAGAAGTACGAGTGGGAAGAGATCAAGCCGCAGGTCGACCATGTCAAGTTCCCCGATGGCAAGAAGATCATCCTGCTGGCCAAGGGCCGTCTGGTGAACCTCGGCTGCGGCACCGGCCATCCGAGCTTCGTGATGTCGGCCAGCTTCGCCAACCAGACGATCGCGCAGATCGAACTGTTCACCAAGAAGGAAGCCTACGAACCCGGCAAGGTCTACGTACTGCCCAAGCACCTGGACGAAAAGGTCGCGCGGCTGCACCTGAAGAAGGTCGGCGCGATGCTGACCGAACTCACGGACGAGCAGGCGGCCTACATCGGCGTGAACAAGAACGGCCCGTACAAAGCTGAGACGTATCGCTACTGA